From the genome of Mycetocola spongiae, one region includes:
- a CDS encoding DUF4229 domain-containing protein, with protein sequence MKALLPVIYYTVLRLLAFAVPLGLLIWVGVPPMWSALVAAVTGLAVSLVFLRTSREKVSGSLYEARHPAYEHVGADEEAEDDLYEDEDPRPAAPSA encoded by the coding sequence GTGAAAGCCTTGCTCCCCGTGATCTATTACACCGTCCTCCGCCTACTCGCGTTTGCCGTGCCGCTGGGCCTGCTGATCTGGGTGGGCGTCCCCCCGATGTGGTCGGCGCTGGTCGCGGCGGTCACCGGCCTGGCCGTGTCCCTGGTCTTTTTGCGCACCTCGCGCGAGAAGGTTTCCGGGTCCCTCTATGAGGCCCGCCACCCCGCCTATGAGCATGTGGGTGCCGATGAGGAGGCCGAGGACGATCTCTATGAGGACGAGGATCCGCGCCCG